Proteins from a genomic interval of Oryctolagus cuniculus chromosome 8, mOryCun1.1, whole genome shotgun sequence:
- the LOC127483246 gene encoding LOW QUALITY PROTEIN: pre-mRNA-splicing factor SLU7 (The sequence of the model RefSeq protein was modified relative to this genomic sequence to represent the inferred CDS: substituted 1 base at 1 genomic stop codon), whose translation MSAAAVDAVNAAPLSGSKEMSLEEPKKMTREDWRKKKELEEQRKLGNAPAEVDEEGKDINPHIPQYISSVPWYIDPSKRPTLKHQRPQPEKQKQFSSSGEWYKRGVKENSITMKYRKGACENCGAMTRKKKDCFERPRRVGAKFTGTNIAPDEHIQPQLMFDYDGKRDRWNGYNPEEHMKIVEEYAKVDLAKPTLKAQKLQEELASGKLVEQANSPKHQWGEEEPNSQKEKDHNSEDEDEDEDKYADDIDMPGQNFDSKRXITVRNLRIREDIAKYLRNLDPNSAYYDPKTRAMRENPYANAGKNPDEVSYAGDNFVRYTGDTISMAQTQLFAWEAYDKGSEVHLQADPTKLELLYKSFKIKKEDFKEQQKESILEKYGGQEHLDAPPAELLLAQTEDYVEYSRHGTVIKGQERAVACSKYEEDVKINNHTHIWGSYWKEGRWGYKCCHSFFKYSSCTGEAGKETANSEECIINDTGGEESAKKPQTLMEMHQEKMKEEKKKKKKKKKHHRSSSDSDNEEKKHEKLKKALNAEEARLLQVKEIMQIDERKRPYNSIYETGEPTEEEMEAYRMKRQRPDDPMASFLGQQ comes from the coding sequence ATGTCAGCAGCAGCTGTGGATGCAGTTAATGCTGCACCCCTGTCGGGGTCCAAAGAAATGAGTTTGGAGGAACCAAAGAAGATGACTAGAGAAGactggaggaagaagaaggagctAGAAGAACAGCGAAAACTGGGTAATGCTCCTGCAGAAGTTGATGAAGAAGGGAAAGACATCAACCCTCATATTCCTCAGTATATCTCATCAGTACCATGGTATATTGATCCATCGAAAAGACCTACTTTAAAGCATCAGAGACCACagccagagaaacagaagcaatTCAGTTCATCTGGAGAATGGTACAAGAGGGGTGTGAAAGAGAATTCCATAACTATGAAGTACCGCAAAGGAGCCTGTGAAAATTGTGGGGCCATGACACGCAAAAAGAAAGACTGCTTTGAGAGACCCAGACGAGTTGGAGCCAAATTTACAGGTACTAATATCGCTCCAGATGAACATATCCAGCCTCAACTGATGTTTGACTACGATGGGAAGAGGGATCGATGGAATGGCTACAATCCAGAAGAACACATGAAAATTGTAGAAGAGTATGCCAAAGTTGATCTGGCAAAACCAACACTGAAAGCCCAGAAACTCCAGGAAGAACTGGCCTCAGGAAAATTAGTAGAACAAGCTAATTCTCCAAAACACCAGTGGGGAGAAGAGGAACCAAATTCTCAGAAGGAAAAAGATCATAATagtgaagatgaagatgaagatgaagataaaTATGCAGATGACATTGACATGCCTGGGCAGAATTTTGACTCTAAGAGATGAATTACTGTTCGGAATCTCAGAATTCGAGAAGATATtgcaaaatatttgagaaatttaGATCCAAATTCTGCCTACTATGATCCAAAAACTAGAGCAATGAGAGAGAATCCTTATGCCAATGCAGGAAAGAATCCAGACGAAGTGAGTTATGCAGGAGATAACTTCGTTAGATACACAGGAGATACCATTTCAATGGCTCAGACACAGTTGTTTGCTTGGGAGGCGTATGACAAAGGATCCGAAGTGCATCTGCAGGCAGATCCCACAAAACTAGAATTGTTGTATAAGTCCTTCAAAATCAAAAAAGAAGACTTCAAAGAGCAGCAGAAAGAGAGCATCCTGGAAAAGTATGGTGGCCAAGAACACCTGGATGCTCCCCCAGCTGAACTGCTTTTAGCCCAAACTGAAGACTACGTGGAGTACTCAAGACATGGAACAGTCATCAAAGGACAGGAGCGGGCAGTTGCCTGCTCCAAGTATGAGGAGGATGTGAAGATCAATAATCACACACATATCTGGGGATCTTACTGGAAAGAAGGCCGATGGGGATACAAGTGCTGTCACTCTTTTTTCAAGTATTCCTCTTGTACTGGAGAAGCTGGGAAGGAGACTGCCAATTCTGAGGAATGTATTATAAATGATACAGGTGGAGAAGAGTCTGCAAAAAAGCCACAAACCCTCATGGAAATGCATcaggagaaaatgaaagaagagaaaaagaagaaaaagaagaagaagaagcatcaCAGGAGCAGTTCAGATAGtgataatgaagaaaagaaacatgaGAAATTGAAAAAGGCACTCAATGCAGAGGAAGCCCGCCTCCTTCAGGTCAAGGAGATCATGCAGATCGATGAGAGGAAGCGGCCTTACAATAGCATCTATGAGACTGGAGAGCCCACTGAAGAGGAAATGGAGGCCTACAGAATGAAACGTCAGAGGCCGGATGACCCCATGGCCTCTTTCCTTGGACAGCAGTAA